A window of Scomber scombrus chromosome 23, fScoSco1.1, whole genome shotgun sequence contains these coding sequences:
- the mblac1 gene encoding metallo-beta-lactamase domain-containing protein 1 → MMGTDGKHLSGQFQRVPLCESQLDFSGQPYSVSVLKVGYCVPQSDGTFRADGTITLITGPRTILVDTGGPWDRDFLLITLKERGLLPGDINLVVGTHGHSDHIGNLSLFPTAVIIVGYDISEGDTYRPNKLAEGQPYCVDEHVSIIPSPGHTGQDISVQVRGTKAGTVLVAGDLFECCLDEESWQDLSMNTAVQEASRQRALQTVDVIIPGHGLPFRVLRN, encoded by the exons ATGATGGGGACAGACGGTAAACATCTGTCTGGTCAGTTCCAGAGAGTTCCCCTATGTGAGTCCCAGCTGGACTTCTCTGGTCAGCCGTACTCCGTGTCCGTCCTCAAAGTCGGATACTGTGTCCCTCAGTCCGACGGTACGTTTAGAGCCGACGGGACGATCACCCTCATCACGGGACCCAGAACTATTCTGGTGGACACCGGGGGCCCGTGGGACCGAGACTTTCTCCTGATCACGCTGAAGGAGAGGGGTCTCCTTCCGGGAGATATTAACTTGGTTGTGGGCACTCACGGACATTCAGACCACATCGGGAATCTGAGTCTTTTTCCAACCGCGGTGATAATTGTAGGATATGATATCAGTGAAGGGGACACCTACCGTCCTAACAAGCTTGCAGAAGGACAACCATACTGTGTGGATGAGCAT GTGTCTATCATTCCCAGTCCTGGCCACACAGGACAAGACATCAGCGTCCAGGTTAGGGGAACTAAAGCAGGCACAGTACTTGTTGCAGGGGATTTATTTGAGTGCTGCTTAGATGAGGAGAGCTGGCAGGACCTTAGTATGAACACTGCAGTGCAGGAAGCCAGCCGCCAGAGGGCGCTGCAGACTGTCGATGTCATCATACCAGGACATGGACTCCCATTTAGAGTGCTCAGGAACTGA